In the Candidatus Bathyarchaeota archaeon genome, one interval contains:
- a CDS encoding ABC transporter permease: MASLKRYIAKRILYSFVTIFIIVFAVFTISRMAGDPIEAYVTPETPPEILDIIRVKYRLDKPIYVQFFFWLKGISQGDWGRAFSHGEEPVTELIARLFPLTLELNIYGLLALPVGYWIGMKAAANKDTWIDHFARLLNIMGGALPSFLVGILLLSYLYPKGWITLDPRWTFNRITGMPTVDAFIQGDLPGLIEAFRYLIGPLLTSLFSSLAANSRILRSSILEELSKDYITTGMSKGLSKDYVDKKYARRNALIPYVTLLGYWFASMVTGTAILESVFNRQGLGSVAAAAARATDHNTLQAFTVIYAAALVFANLLIDITYGFIDPRIKYGESK; encoded by the coding sequence ATGGCTTCATTAAAGCGATACATAGCTAAGCGGATTCTCTATTCATTTGTAACGATTTTCATCATAGTTTTTGCTGTCTTTACAATATCTCGAATGGCCGGTGACCCCATCGAAGCATACGTGACCCCTGAGACACCTCCTGAAATTCTTGATATCATCCGGGTCAAATATCGGTTAGACAAGCCGATATATGTTCAATTTTTCTTTTGGCTGAAGGGAATTAGCCAGGGAGACTGGGGGAGAGCATTTAGTCATGGTGAAGAACCGGTGACAGAACTAATTGCTCGGTTATTTCCCCTCACACTTGAATTGAATATTTATGGGCTCCTCGCTTTACCGGTAGGATACTGGATCGGTATGAAGGCTGCAGCAAATAAAGATACTTGGATTGATCATTTTGCTAGGTTACTAAATATTATGGGAGGGGCCCTCCCTAGTTTCCTTGTCGGGATACTCCTTCTATCATACTTATACCCAAAAGGCTGGATCACGCTTGACCCCAGATGGACATTTAATAGGATCACGGGTATGCCAACAGTAGATGCATTCATTCAAGGTGACCTGCCTGGGCTTATCGAAGCGTTCAGATACCTTATCGGACCTCTCCTGACATCACTGTTTAGTTCTCTTGCTGCCAACTCCAGAATACTTAGATCAAGTATTTTGGAGGAGCTGAGCAAAGATTACATCACAACAGGAATGTCTAAGGGACTTAGTAAGGACTATGTGGATAAAAAATATGCCAGGAGAAATGCACTCATCCCATATGTAACTTTACTAGGCTATTGGTTCGCTAGCATGGTAACGGGAACCGCGATCCTAGAATCCGTTTTCAACAGACAAGGCCTAGGAAGTGTCGCAGCTGCTGCAGCAAGAGCAACTGATCACAACACGCTCCAGGCATTTACAGTGATCTATGCAGCTGCTTTGGTGTTCGCTAACCTTCTCATAGATATCACGTATGGTTTCATCGATCCTCGGATAAAATATGGTGAATCAAAATGA
- a CDS encoding ABC transporter permease, with product MTESKTQNELADELKQGAQAHRRRELEFMWYRIRRSPLSLAGLTLILFFIILGISAPLIIPVNPVHPYKMPKTFSRLPLPPSREHPFGTTGPVTYGDIFYGVIWGTRYSLMLAFAITGICLPVGLTIGTIAGYYGGKLDEVLMRIVDLVYSLPWLLMMLVILIAIGQRGFWTMVISYSILAWPGYARMIRGEILRVKNELFVEAAKAIGLSDLTIMTKHVIPNAIYTVVIMAAARMGTIVLSTASLGFLGLGFNPGTAEWGIIISEGRNWLLQGSWWITAFPGIFIFFFVLGWQLMGDAFRDILDPKVRRSI from the coding sequence ATGACTGAAAGTAAAACTCAGAATGAACTTGCCGATGAACTAAAACAGGGGGCTCAAGCACACCGAAGAAGAGAACTGGAATTCATGTGGTACCGGATCAGGCGTAGCCCCCTCAGCCTTGCGGGGCTGACACTCATACTGTTCTTCATCATACTAGGTATCTCGGCGCCTTTGATAATACCCGTTAATCCAGTTCATCCATATAAAATGCCGAAAACCTTCTCCAGACTTCCACTTCCACCTAGCCGGGAACACCCCTTTGGGACTACCGGACCAGTTACCTACGGAGATATTTTTTATGGTGTGATATGGGGTACCCGCTACTCCCTTATGCTGGCGTTCGCTATCACGGGTATATGTCTCCCCGTAGGTCTCACAATTGGCACTATAGCAGGTTATTATGGGGGCAAGCTGGACGAGGTCCTCATGCGTATAGTGGACCTAGTTTACTCTCTGCCATGGCTCTTGATGATGCTGGTAATACTCATAGCAATTGGCCAGCGAGGATTCTGGACCATGGTAATATCCTATTCCATCTTGGCGTGGCCTGGATACGCGAGAATGATAAGGGGAGAGATCCTAAGGGTCAAGAACGAGCTATTTGTCGAGGCCGCCAAAGCCATTGGGTTGTCGGATCTAACGATCATGACCAAACATGTGATCCCAAACGCCATTTACACGGTGGTTATTATGGCGGCAGCGAGAATGGGAACAATAGTTCTTTCCACCGCAAGTCTCGGTTTTCTGGGTCTAGGGTTTAACCCGGGGACTGCCGAGTGGGGGATCATAATTAGCGAGGGTCGAAATTGGCTACTCCAAGGTAGCTGGTGGATCACTGCCTTCCCTGGGATCTTTATCTTTTTTTTCGTACTGGGATGGCAACTCATGGGCGATGCCTTTAGAGACATTCTTGACCCCAAGGTGCGCAGGAGCATCTAG